A single window of Acetobacteraceae bacterium DNA harbors:
- the fdnG gene encoding formate dehydrogenase-N subunit alpha, with protein sequence MTLKRRQFLRGAGVTAVGTGVVALGFKPPFAHALETREYKLSRAKQTRNNCCYCSVGCGLLMYTLGDGAINAKGSIFHIEGDPDHPVSRGSLCPKGAGLIDFIHSESRLKYPSYRAPGSTEWKRMSWDEATDRIARLIKEDRDKNFITHNEKGQLVNRWTSTGMLASSAASNETGTLDWKFARSLGILALDNQARTCHAPTVSGLGSSFGRGAMTNNWVDIKNANVVLIFGGNAAEAHPVGFKWVTEARLQNKAKIVVVDPRFNRTAAVADFYAPVRVGSDAAFILGMMNYLFTHDKIQHDYVRDYTNASFIVKPGFSFKEGLFSGHNPGKTGEETYDKSSWDYDVDASGHVLKDRTLKHPRCVLSLLKEHAARYTPEVVSEICGTPIEDFLEVCKIIAETSAKDKTTSWLYALGFTHHTNGSQTIRCAAMIQLLLGNMGMPGGGVNALRGHSNIQGYSDIGLLSVKVPGYMDLPRDTQQTLEAYYASRPVTPDALNQVDVWKNFQGIFVSFLKSMWGDHATKENLWGYHWLPKWDKSYDVLQMVENMLDGKMNGLLVQGFNGLGSWPDKNRTIAAFSKLKFMVVMDPLNTETANFWKKVGEYNDVDSAAIPTEVFRLPTTCFAEEDGSIVNSARWLQWHWKGAEPPGESWPDARIIGTIFNKVRKLYEEDVALYKQGKRKVQPVAPEPILNLTWDYLDPEEPSPEELAKESNGYALADLKDSSGKIILRKGQLLRNSLMASDLRDDGTTSAFNWCFTGSWTEEGNQMARRDNTDTGWGCTPGWAWSWPGNVRLLYSRASADINGVPWDPKRQYVYWNGRSWAGADAIDFPQNEPPGSLKGPFITTAEGVGRLFCGTAMVDGPFPEHYEPVESPVKHLPFRSKNLKDPAVRFLPSNRAEFFGTSEEFPHTATTYSITELFRTWTKHALINAILQPEQFFEIPEELANSLGIAKGDMVRLTSKRGYITGKAVVTKRLSKLKVMGKSLYQIGIPSNFGFIGATKPAFMANTLTPPIGDANTHTPEFKAFLVNLEKI encoded by the coding sequence GGGTGCTGGCCTTATTGACTTCATCCACAGCGAATCACGCTTAAAATACCCCTCTTACCGTGCCCCCGGCAGCACCGAGTGGAAACGTATGAGCTGGGACGAGGCAACAGACCGTATTGCTCGCCTCATTAAAGAAGACCGTGATAAAAATTTCATTACACATAATGAAAAAGGTCAGCTGGTTAACCGCTGGACCTCTACCGGCATGTTGGCCTCTTCCGCTGCTTCGAATGAAACAGGAACGCTAGATTGGAAATTTGCGCGCTCTCTAGGAATTTTGGCCCTAGATAACCAAGCCCGCACCTGCCATGCCCCAACAGTTTCAGGCCTTGGCTCCAGTTTTGGTCGTGGGGCCATGACCAATAACTGGGTTGATATTAAAAATGCCAATGTTGTCTTGATTTTCGGTGGGAATGCTGCTGAGGCGCATCCTGTTGGCTTTAAATGGGTCACAGAAGCACGCCTCCAAAATAAAGCAAAAATTGTTGTCGTTGACCCACGCTTTAACCGGACAGCTGCCGTTGCTGACTTTTATGCGCCGGTGCGTGTCGGATCTGATGCTGCCTTTATTTTGGGAATGATGAACTATCTCTTCACCCATGATAAAATCCAGCATGATTATGTACGTGACTACACGAATGCTAGCTTTATCGTAAAACCTGGATTTTCCTTTAAAGAAGGGCTTTTCAGTGGTCATAATCCCGGGAAAACCGGTGAGGAGACATATGATAAATCCTCATGGGATTATGATGTTGATGCCAGCGGCCATGTCCTAAAAGATCGAACACTCAAACATCCTCGCTGTGTGTTAAGCCTTCTTAAAGAACATGCTGCACGTTACACGCCAGAAGTCGTCTCTGAAATTTGTGGAACACCTATCGAGGATTTCTTAGAGGTTTGCAAAATTATTGCAGAAACCTCTGCCAAAGACAAAACAACCTCTTGGCTATATGCCCTCGGCTTTACGCATCATACAAATGGCTCTCAAACCATTCGTTGTGCGGCAATGATTCAATTGCTTCTTGGGAATATGGGAATGCCTGGCGGTGGGGTGAATGCCCTTCGTGGTCACTCCAATATTCAGGGCTATTCCGATATTGGTTTGCTTTCCGTTAAAGTCCCCGGCTATATGGATCTGCCACGAGACACCCAGCAGACGCTTGAAGCTTACTATGCAAGCCGTCCGGTCACACCAGATGCGCTCAATCAGGTTGATGTCTGGAAAAATTTCCAAGGTATTTTTGTCTCCTTTCTTAAAAGTATGTGGGGAGACCATGCAACCAAAGAAAATCTCTGGGGTTATCACTGGTTACCAAAATGGGATAAAAGCTACGATGTTCTCCAGATGGTGGAGAATATGCTTGACGGTAAAATGAATGGTCTCTTGGTTCAGGGCTTTAACGGTCTTGGCTCTTGGCCTGATAAAAACCGTACAATTGCAGCCTTTTCCAAGCTGAAATTCATGGTTGTCATGGATCCATTGAATACGGAAACGGCCAATTTCTGGAAAAAAGTCGGTGAATATAACGACGTTGATTCCGCCGCTATTCCAACAGAGGTTTTCCGTCTGCCGACAACCTGTTTTGCCGAAGAGGATGGCTCAATTGTCAACTCGGCACGTTGGCTTCAATGGCACTGGAAAGGTGCCGAGCCTCCTGGCGAATCGTGGCCGGATGCCCGTATTATCGGTACAATTTTTAACAAAGTCCGCAAACTCTACGAAGAGGATGTCGCCCTTTACAAACAGGGAAAAAGAAAAGTACAGCCGGTTGCACCTGAGCCTATCCTAAACCTGACATGGGATTATTTAGACCCTGAGGAACCAAGTCCAGAGGAGCTTGCAAAAGAATCGAACGGTTATGCTCTTGCAGACCTCAAAGATTCCAGTGGAAAAATCATTCTGCGTAAAGGTCAACTTTTGCGGAATAGCCTGATGGCATCTGACCTTCGTGATGATGGTACGACATCTGCCTTTAACTGGTGCTTTACAGGCTCTTGGACTGAAGAAGGCAACCAGATGGCGCGCCGTGACAATACGGACACTGGCTGGGGTTGCACCCCTGGCTGGGCTTGGAGCTGGCCTGGAAATGTACGTCTTCTCTATAGCCGTGCCTCTGCCGATATTAACGGCGTCCCTTGGGATCCAAAACGTCAATATGTTTATTGGAACGGTCGCTCTTGGGCCGGTGCTGATGCCATTGACTTCCCTCAGAATGAGCCACCGGGTTCTCTTAAAGGGCCTTTCATTACAACAGCAGAAGGTGTCGGTCGACTTTTCTGTGGGACAGCTATGGTGGATGGCCCCTTCCCAGAACATTATGAACCTGTGGAATCCCCTGTTAAGCACCTGCCTTTCCGCAGTAAAAATCTGAAAGATCCGGCAGTGCGTTTCTTGCCGTCCAACCGTGCAGAATTTTTCGGAACTTCTGAAGAATTTCCGCATACGGCAACCACCTACTCCATTACGGAACTTTTCCGCACATGGACAAAACATGCACTCATCAATGCGATCTTGCAGCCAGAGCAGTTTTTTGAAATTCCAGAGGAGCTTGCAAACTCTCTCGGCATCGCAAAAGGTGACATGGTGCGCTTAACTTCAAAACGTGGCTACATCACAGGAAAAGCGGTTGTTACAAAACGTCTATCCAAACTCAAAGTTATGGGAAAATCGCTCTATCAAATCGGTATTCCTTCCAACTTTGGCTTTATCGGTGCGACAAAACCTGCCTTTATGGCGAACACACTGACACCGCCAATTGGTGATGCAAATACACATACGCCAGAATTTAAAGCATTCTTGGTTAATCTTGAGAAAATTTAA
- the fdxH gene encoding formate dehydrogenase subunit beta has product MTLQSQDIRRRSATNGMSPPPSVRDAAQQVTKLIDVSICTGCKACQAACDEWNDLRAKVGHNYGVYDNPMDLEPETWTVIRFDEYVDEKGKLEWLMRKDGCMHCEEPGCLKSCPAPGAIVQFENGIVDFESEHCIGCGYCMIGCPFNIPRVSHKDNRSYKCTLCSDRVAVGQEPACVKTCTTGALAFGERGDMLDLAEKRVQGLRERGFENAGIYNPQGVGGTHVVYVLPHADKPEIYSGLPKDPSISPIVLGWKDWLKPLGAAAFIGTIAGVFSHFAFVGPCGDDQMGELDHKDASEFPGLKDDLESIASAVKDEAETVKDAVKSGNAKELLREDLHKAEAVVHEKLDKTVEEKAIREADAAADKNK; this is encoded by the coding sequence ATGACCTTACAGTCACAGGACATACGGCGCCGTTCTGCTACAAATGGAATGTCTCCTCCACCTAGCGTACGTGATGCGGCCCAACAGGTTACGAAATTAATTGATGTCTCTATCTGCACAGGCTGTAAAGCCTGTCAGGCGGCATGCGATGAGTGGAATGATCTGCGCGCAAAAGTTGGCCATAATTATGGTGTATATGACAACCCAATGGATCTAGAGCCGGAAACATGGACTGTTATTCGCTTTGACGAATATGTCGATGAGAAGGGAAAACTCGAATGGCTCATGCGCAAAGATGGATGCATGCATTGCGAAGAACCCGGCTGCCTAAAATCATGCCCAGCTCCGGGAGCGATTGTTCAGTTTGAAAACGGCATTGTCGATTTTGAATCTGAACATTGCATCGGATGCGGTTATTGCATGATTGGCTGCCCATTCAACATTCCACGTGTCAGCCATAAAGATAACCGTTCTTACAAATGCACCCTCTGCTCCGACCGTGTTGCCGTTGGCCAGGAACCCGCTTGTGTTAAAACATGCACAACCGGTGCCCTTGCCTTTGGTGAACGTGGGGACATGCTTGATCTCGCTGAAAAACGTGTTCAAGGCTTACGGGAAAGAGGCTTTGAGAATGCGGGCATCTATAATCCTCAAGGTGTTGGCGGAACCCATGTTGTTTACGTCCTTCCCCATGCGGATAAGCCTGAAATCTACAGTGGTCTTCCAAAAGATCCTTCCATTAGTCCGATTGTTCTCGGTTGGAAAGATTGGCTGAAACCTCTTGGAGCAGCAGCCTTTATTGGAACGATTGCAGGCGTTTTCTCTCACTTTGCCTTTGTTGGTCCTTGCGGTGATGACCAAATGGGAGAACTCGATCATAAAGATGCTTCTGAATTTCCGGGGCTAAAAGATGATCTTGAAAGCATTGCCTCTGCGGTTAAAGACGAGGCCGAAACAGTGAAAGACGCTGTGAAGTCCGGTAATGCAAAAGAACTCCTGCGTGAAGATCTCCACAAAGCTGAGGCTGTCGTTCACGAGAAACTTGATAAAACTGTTGAAGAAAAAGCCATTCGTGAGGCCGATGCTGCAGCAGATAAAAATAAATAA
- a CDS encoding formate dehydrogenase subunit gamma: MNKSVVMRTAYGKRLLHWLNAICFFIVGLSGLSFFFPSFDFLGHVLGTPQTARIYHPILGVVVFLCLFVMFFKFVKGNLFQKTDLLWFKNIDSVLLNQHSKDLHIGKYNAGQKVLFWCIMSSICVLLVSGLMIWREYFADFFPVPVLRVAVLAHSAIALALMLLVLGHIYFGIWVRGSITAMITGFVSLRWARAHHSRWYEELMAKEAKGEGEKITESKKHTSGH; the protein is encoded by the coding sequence ATGAATAAAAGTGTCGTTATGCGCACGGCATATGGGAAACGTCTTCTGCACTGGCTAAATGCGATTTGCTTTTTTATTGTCGGTTTAAGCGGACTATCTTTCTTTTTCCCAAGCTTTGATTTTCTTGGGCATGTTTTAGGAACACCTCAAACGGCGAGAATCTATCACCCTATCCTTGGTGTTGTGGTTTTTCTCTGCCTTTTCGTTATGTTCTTTAAATTCGTCAAAGGGAATTTGTTTCAAAAGACAGATCTTCTTTGGTTCAAAAATATTGATTCCGTTCTTTTAAACCAGCATTCTAAAGATCTTCACATCGGTAAATATAATGCCGGTCAGAAAGTCCTTTTCTGGTGCATTATGAGCAGTATCTGTGTTTTGCTTGTTTCTGGTCTAATGATTTGGAGAGAATATTTCGCAGATTTCTTCCCTGTTCCTGTTTTACGGGTCGCCGTTCTAGCGCATTCTGCCATTGCTTTGGCGCTTATGTTGTTGGTTTTAGGACATATCTACTTTGGTATCTGGGTACGTGGTTCTATTACGGCAATGATTACAGGTTTCGTTTCCCTTCGTTGGGCACGTGCACATCATAGCCGTTGGTATGAAGAGCTCATGGCCAAAGAAGCTAAAGGTGAAGGTGAAAAAATTACCGAAAGTAAAAAACATACTTCCGGACATTAA
- the fdhE gene encoding formate dehydrogenase accessory protein FdhE, giving the protein MSSSNSPIFSRQQKSLKQPPLPSDLKAAAPFLQGAKEIEPLIATDLSKLYDRRAKRLELLAQKAGEDGGEYLHFLRQMVIAQKNILNDNPLKEREVEILKSWLKSEDFPAQEIFEKTAFLQEQYQFLYQKIASLLPKENLHGFEKLAKDSDFFAAQAWNLLNGQFKKCEAALAVPLWASLSLCWAQAAQSYISDFKETKATIPSYVDCPCCGSPAVADMVMVGAHEGLRYEQCALCETRWHKVRSVCPECFGSEHIDYWSVKEEMPAIEIESCGDCKTYSKIFRFDRDPHHEICGDDLASLVLDALVEEKGFSRRTVNPFAFPFPTK; this is encoded by the coding sequence ATGAGTAGTTCTAATTCTCCGATTTTCTCTCGTCAGCAGAAATCTCTCAAACAGCCGCCTCTCCCCTCTGACTTAAAAGCTGCAGCGCCTTTTCTTCAAGGGGCGAAAGAAATTGAACCGCTTATCGCAACGGATCTTTCCAAACTCTATGATAGACGGGCAAAAAGGTTAGAACTTCTTGCTCAGAAAGCAGGCGAAGATGGGGGGGAATACCTGCATTTTCTACGCCAAATGGTCATAGCGCAAAAAAATATTTTAAATGACAATCCTTTAAAAGAAAGAGAAGTTGAAATTCTCAAATCTTGGTTGAAATCTGAGGATTTTCCAGCACAAGAGATTTTTGAAAAAACAGCTTTTCTTCAAGAACAGTATCAATTTCTTTATCAAAAAATTGCCTCTCTTCTTCCAAAAGAAAATCTACATGGCTTTGAGAAACTGGCAAAAGATTCAGATTTTTTTGCCGCACAAGCTTGGAACTTACTCAATGGGCAGTTCAAAAAATGTGAGGCTGCCCTTGCTGTTCCTTTATGGGCTTCTCTGTCCCTTTGCTGGGCACAGGCTGCGCAATCTTATATTTCTGATTTTAAAGAAACCAAAGCAACGATCCCATCTTATGTAGACTGCCCTTGCTGTGGTAGTCCTGCTGTTGCCGATATGGTGATGGTTGGTGCGCATGAGGGATTGCGCTATGAACAATGCGCCTTATGCGAAACACGCTGGCATAAAGTCCGTTCTGTCTGCCCTGAATGTTTTGGATCTGAACATATTGACTACTGGTCTGTAAAAGAAGAAATGCCTGCCATTGAAATTGAAAGCTGTGGTGATTGTAAAACATATAGCAAGATTTTTCGTTTTGACCGTGATCCCCATCATGAAATCTGTGGTGACGATCTTGCCAGCCTTGTTCTGGATGCCTTGGTCGAGGAAAAAGGATTTAGCAGAAGAACCGTTAATCCTTTTGCCTTTCCCTTCCCGACAAAATAA
- the galE gene encoding UDP-glucose 4-epimerase GalE, whose translation MHKEILITGGAGFIGAHCAVLLQQAGYEITILDNLSNSSPVAIDRIEEITGKRPRFIHGDILDNKALDDALENISSVIHLAGLKAVGESVQNPLHYYHVNVGGLISLLQAMRRHHVRRLVFSSSATVYGTSEISPLSEEASRQPINPYGQTKNIGEDILKDLSASEAGWQIARLRYFNPGGAHPSGRIGEDPKDIPNNLLPYISQVASGKLKELSVFGNDYDTRDGTGLRDYIHVMDLAEGHIAALEYLEKQEVTKKSELLTLNLGSGENTSVLELVKAFEQANHLSIPYKIHPRRPGDIDACWANPSKAKKILGWKTNRNIEEICRDQWHWQSHNPQGYEG comes from the coding sequence ATGCATAAAGAAATCCTCATAACGGGTGGTGCCGGGTTTATTGGTGCCCATTGCGCCGTTTTATTACAACAAGCCGGATATGAAATTACGATCTTAGATAATCTCAGTAATTCCTCTCCTGTTGCGATTGATCGTATCGAAGAAATTACAGGCAAACGTCCTCGTTTCATTCATGGCGATATCTTAGATAACAAAGCCCTTGATGATGCGCTGGAAAATATCTCTTCCGTTATTCATCTTGCCGGCCTCAAAGCCGTTGGAGAATCTGTTCAAAACCCCCTTCACTATTATCATGTGAATGTCGGCGGTTTGATTTCTTTATTGCAAGCCATGCGACGCCATCATGTTCGCCGTCTTGTTTTTTCATCTTCTGCGACCGTATATGGTACTTCTGAAATATCTCCCCTTTCCGAAGAGGCTTCACGCCAGCCAATCAATCCTTATGGCCAAACAAAAAATATCGGCGAGGATATTTTAAAAGATTTAAGCGCCTCCGAAGCAGGCTGGCAAATTGCCCGTTTACGCTATTTTAATCCCGGCGGAGCACACCCTTCGGGAAGAATTGGTGAAGATCCTAAAGATATTCCAAACAATCTTTTACCCTATATTTCCCAAGTTGCCTCTGGAAAACTTAAAGAGCTTTCTGTCTTTGGAAATGATTATGACACACGGGACGGCACAGGATTGAGAGATTATATCCATGTTATGGATTTAGCCGAGGGACATATTGCCGCTCTTGAATATCTTGAAAAGCAGGAAGTTACCAAAAAGTCAGAACTTCTTACCCTAAATCTTGGAAGCGGTGAAAATACTAGCGTTCTTGAGCTGGTAAAAGCTTTCGAACAGGCAAATCATTTATCTATTCCTTATAAAATTCATCCACGCCGTCCGGGGGATATTGACGCTTGCTGGGCCAATCCCTCAAAAGCCAAAAAAATCCTTGGTTGGAAAACAAACAGAAATATTGAAGAAATCTGCCGAGATCAATGGCATTGGCAATCTCATAATCCTCAAGGTTATGAGGGCTAG
- a CDS encoding glucose-1-phosphate thymidylyltransferase has protein sequence MKSHKARKGILLAGGHGTRLRPLTNVISKHLLPLYDKPIIFYPLSSMILAGLSEIMLITTPTESALYKKLLGDGSEFGIKLVYKEQLEPAGIAQALLIAEEWLDGAPSMLMLGDNILLGTHVADRLQAASRSVEGAIVFAHQVRDPERYGVVSFDKAGKPLDIIEKPKNPPSSWIVTGVYFYDGRAPSIARSLKPSVRNELEITDINHAYLEQNALTVERLGQGYAWMDVGMPEPLLRGAELIKGLQDYSEHAVGSPLASAYNMGRIDKNCFEAGIESLGNTSLARLLRNELNKGNF, from the coding sequence ATGAAATCACATAAAGCGCGTAAAGGGATTTTACTTGCCGGCGGGCATGGCACACGTTTGCGTCCGCTGACAAACGTCATTAGTAAACATCTTCTTCCGTTATATGATAAGCCGATTATTTTTTATCCGCTTTCTTCCATGATTTTAGCAGGTCTATCTGAAATCATGCTGATTACAACGCCAACGGAGTCAGCCTTATACAAAAAGCTTCTAGGGGACGGGTCGGAATTCGGCATAAAACTTGTCTATAAAGAACAGCTTGAACCTGCTGGGATTGCACAGGCGCTTTTGATTGCAGAAGAATGGCTTGATGGTGCCCCCTCCATGCTTATGCTCGGAGATAATATTCTTTTAGGGACTCACGTTGCCGATCGTCTTCAGGCGGCGAGCCGCTCTGTTGAGGGGGCAATCGTTTTCGCACATCAGGTTCGTGACCCTGAAAGATACGGTGTTGTTTCCTTTGATAAGGCGGGAAAGCCTTTAGATATTATCGAAAAACCGAAAAATCCGCCTTCTTCATGGATTGTAACGGGTGTTTATTTTTATGATGGTCGTGCACCTTCTATTGCACGCTCTTTAAAACCATCTGTACGAAATGAACTTGAAATCACGGATATTAATCACGCTTATTTAGAACAAAATGCGTTGACAGTAGAACGTTTAGGGCAAGGATATGCCTGGATGGATGTGGGCATGCCGGAACCTCTTTTGCGTGGCGCCGAATTGATTAAGGGTTTACAGGATTACTCTGAACATGCTGTTGGTTCCCCGTTAGCCTCAGCCTATAATATGGGTAGAATTGATAAAAATTGTTTTGAGGCCGGCATTGAAAGTCTCGGAAACACAAGCTTGGCACGTTTGCTGAGAAATGAGTTAAATAAAGGTAATTTTTAA
- the rfbB gene encoding dTDP-glucose 4,6-dehydratase translates to MRIFVTGGCGFIGSAVVRELIARGHEVLNFDAMTLVASSESVASLEDNEKYHFVQGDITQPAQLEKAFSTFRPQKIMNLAAETHVDRSIDGPAGFIATNIGGTFTLLEVARHYWEHLEGEEKETFCFHQISTDEVFGPLSMEDPPFDAKTPYAPHNPYSASKAAGDHLVRAWYHTYGFPAFVSNTANNYGPWQFPEKLIPLAILNALEGKKIPVYGNGQQKRDWIYVEDHAKGLADAIEQGHPGETYFLGASQPRTNLDVVRQICRLVDEMAPQEGLDRSQLIEFVTDRPGHDVRYEIDPTEAENKLSWKAENDFESGIRLTVAWYLENRSWWKNIREALYTGERLGLGDKKAPFKGQ, encoded by the coding sequence ATGCGGATATTTGTTACAGGGGGTTGTGGATTTATTGGTTCGGCCGTGGTACGGGAGTTGATTGCCCGTGGGCATGAAGTTTTAAATTTTGATGCCATGACCTTGGTTGCCTCTTCGGAATCCGTTGCCTCTTTAGAGGATAATGAAAAATACCATTTTGTCCAGGGAGATATAACGCAACCTGCACAGTTGGAAAAAGCTTTTTCAACATTTCGTCCGCAAAAAATAATGAATTTAGCAGCGGAGACGCATGTTGATCGTTCCATTGACGGGCCAGCAGGGTTTATTGCAACAAATATCGGCGGTACATTTACGCTCTTGGAAGTTGCTCGTCATTATTGGGAACATTTAGAGGGGGAGGAGAAAGAAACCTTCTGTTTTCATCAAATTTCGACAGATGAGGTTTTCGGTCCCCTTTCCATGGAGGATCCTCCTTTTGATGCAAAGACACCTTATGCGCCGCATAATCCCTATTCTGCCAGTAAAGCCGCCGGGGATCATTTGGTAAGAGCTTGGTATCATACTTATGGTTTTCCTGCTTTTGTCAGCAATACAGCGAATAATTACGGTCCATGGCAGTTTCCGGAAAAATTGATTCCTCTTGCTATTTTAAATGCTTTAGAAGGCAAAAAAATTCCCGTTTATGGAAATGGACAGCAAAAACGGGATTGGATTTATGTCGAAGATCACGCAAAAGGTTTGGCGGATGCGATTGAACAAGGGCATCCTGGAGAAACTTATTTCTTGGGCGCTTCACAGCCAAGAACCAATCTTGATGTGGTAAGGCAGATTTGTCGTCTTGTAGATGAAATGGCACCGCAAGAGGGACTTGATCGTTCTCAACTTATCGAATTTGTGACAGATCGCCCAGGACATGATGTTCGTTATGAAATTGATCCAACAGAGGCTGAAAATAAGCTTTCATGGAAGGCTGAAAACGATTTTGAATCCGGCATTCGTTTAACGGTTGCTTGGTATTTGGAAAATAGATCGTGGTGGAAGAATATTCGTGAGGCTCTTTATACCGGAGAGCGCTTGGGCCTTGGAGATAAAAAGGCTCCTTTTAAAGGGCAATAA
- a CDS encoding DUF4232 domain-containing protein — MPTSLKEYFFLLPLFCGPTFLPTSAQAKSLAAACTSEQIEIAFLPEEGPYNGMSQDKATLFFRNISHQDCTLPEIPKIQFLDKDNHVLSVAHEKPEEYHFRRFPHQEKERPYLLQKKENKGQSKAYTILFWISAPVYATGVCLSPQSIEVLLPHMKWQVPFKNTICGVTTTPWYQESHLKEGSNLNRKYISALKGEPESPKDFREDEKPIEASSPGQSEPPTA, encoded by the coding sequence TTGCCTACCTCTTTAAAAGAATATTTCTTTCTCCTGCCTTTATTTTGTGGGCCGACTTTCTTGCCGACATCTGCACAAGCAAAATCCTTAGCTGCGGCTTGTACAAGCGAGCAGATCGAAATCGCCTTTTTACCAGAGGAAGGGCCTTATAATGGGATGTCTCAAGATAAAGCCACTTTATTTTTCAGAAATATCTCCCACCAAGACTGTACACTACCAGAAATACCTAAAATTCAATTTTTAGATAAAGATAATCATGTTCTCTCCGTTGCACATGAAAAACCCGAAGAATATCACTTCCGACGCTTTCCACACCAAGAAAAGGAGCGCCCTTATCTTCTTCAAAAAAAAGAAAATAAGGGGCAGTCAAAAGCCTACACCATTCTTTTTTGGATTTCAGCACCGGTCTATGCAACGGGCGTTTGTCTTTCCCCGCAATCTATTGAGGTTTTACTTCCCCATATGAAATGGCAAGTGCCTTTTAAAAATACGATTTGCGGTGTCACCACGACACCTTGGTACCAAGAAAGCCATCTTAAAGAAGGAAGTAATCTCAACAGAAAATATATTTCGGCTCTCAAAGGGGAACCAGAAAGTCCAAAAGATTTTAGAGAAGATGAAAAGCCGATAGAAGCGAGCTCCCCAGGGCAATCTGAACCGCCAACAGCATAA